AGTGGAATTTCCAGAAGGTGCTCTGAGGTGTATATAATCTCTGCTCCACAAGAGCTGGACAGTATCTGGAGGTCAGACACAACTGAACAGCAGACAGGGGAGAGTGAACAGCAGACAGGTATGTGGACCAAACGATACCCTCTGTAAAGAATCTAGTATgatctgttttgtttgcagATAAAGATTGAACATGGAAAAGCATTTTATGTCAAGATTTTAAGACATATACTATTTATCATATGAACAAAATATGTATTAACTGGaccaaaatacatttctgaacttctatttgtaaaaaaacaaatgtcattaATCATCTATTTTTTACAGAAGTCAATGCTTTtaatttccttgtttttttccccacaagtTATGTGCATGAATTTTACCCAGCTTTTCTTGTCAAACGCTTAAAGTCAGTTTAAAACATGGCAAGTGGAGTGATAATATTTCAGTTACAGATTGGTGGAGGTTAAAGGAAAGTTTTCAGTCTTTAAATTGTCCAGTATGATGATAGAAATGTTCTTTTCCGACCTGTTTTAGTAAGCAGATGTtctatatttataataaaaaaagactcttaATATTGACAAAAGCCTGTTTCACACTGGCAGAGAGGTGTAGGTTCAGCGTTATATTGGTCTAATATATTTGTCTAATAGGGCAAACAGAACAAGGTGGTGCTCAGTGCAAATGTGGTTAGATGTGTTTTTTCCCATCAGAGCATGGCGTGGCTGCATAAACAACTAAATTCAGCTGCTCTtgaaaatgtgatgaaaaacaCAATCTCAGACAGAATATATTTAAACTTCACAttatctctctgtttctccaaCACCACAAACAGTTTGCTGCCTTATAAATTTCCGGAGCAGAAAGCCCGAGGCATCAGCAGTGAACCAGTCTAACAGAGATGACAACATCCATAGCCAAACTGCAGGAGATCTATAACCAGCAGGGCTTCCTCTCAGCGCTGCCTGTTTTAGATGAAACTGAGCTGAGGGAGGCCAGGCGAGCCTTTTCTGAGCTGGAGGAAGAATTTGGTAAGTTATAGCTTTGAGATGAAGGAGGGTGAGAGGCAAAGGGTGAAAAAGCAGTCAAGTAAGAcatgaaaaagacagaaaatgcaGGAATGGAGACAACTAATGAGAGCAATTTTGTTAATTATGAACGTGGTGAAGGATGCAGCACTTAATATAATTTCATATtacatgtttgtatgtttcCAGGTGAGGAGTACACACAGTACAGCCTCCATAATGTTCACCTTCAGTATCCATGGGTGAAGGACCTGACCAAACATCCTCAAATCCTGCCAGTGGTCAAAGCCATCATTGGCCCAGATGTGATCCTGCTGGACTCCCGCTTCATCTGTAAATACCCCACAGTCAAACCCAAACACCAGGAGAATGAAGAGGGGGAAACCAAGCCTGATGTTGAGGAGAATGAACTCCCATATGTGGCCTGGCATCAGGATATGAGGTAGATTTAAATCCTGAAATGTCTGCATGTaggattttttgttgttgttgtttttagttttctCTGACTCAAACTGTCATGTTTGCAGGTATTGGGGTATTGCAGGTGGCCCTGTTCTCTCCGTGTGGCTCGCTTTAGATGACTCACTGAAGGAGAACGGCGCTCTCCAGGTCATCCCAGGTATCATCACAACTTGCCTTCATCTGCTGTCCTCTGCTAAATAAAAGCAGAATGTCTCAACTTACATGATTAGCTAATGAAAACATCCTGCTCCATAGATCAGACTAACGTGTCTCTGTGCCCTGCAGGTAGTCATTGCGCCGGCATGTTACCCCATCGCCAAGCCGTCCGCCCTGGaaacatgctgtcagtgaaccaGGAGATCCCCGAGGAGCTGGTGCAGGCTGATGAAGCTGTGATTTGCCCTCTGTTAGCCGGCCAGATGTCTGTGagtgtatttatgttttgttaaaagataaaagtttatgaaaatgtttgatatatGAAACATGATTTGGGACTTTGTTTCAAAAGGTTCATGATGGATTCCTGGTCCATGCAAGTGATGCAAACATGTCCCAGAGGAGGCGCTGTGGCTTTGTCATCCGTTATGTTCCCACCTGTGCATATCCCATACAGGTGAGACAAACATGAGTATAATTGTAATCCTGTTTTCTGTACCTTATCATTTCTCAATCTTACTTTGTATTGATTCTGATTTCCTCCTGTTGTCTCTAGGATCCTAATCGTCCAAGGAAATTTCATGCGACAGAGTTGGCATGTGGAGCTGATCAGTTCAAACATTTCTCCAACAAAACTGCATGAATTTTTCCTTGATTCTTCTGCACATCGACAAGTAATATGTTGTACTTTGACCAAAAGGCTGTTCCATGTACATGTATAATGTATAAACCAGAAGTGTAGATTGGACTATATTGTTTATCTTCTGTAAATATATGATCAATTAATAAAATAGTGTCTTCCATGTTCAGATTGCAtggtgtttttaatttattcaacagTTATGGCCGCTgccacacctcctctcctgtgtgTATGACATTAATCTCTCTGTGGGAACTTTTGTGTTGGTTTTACGAggcacttcattttttttaaattcatatgcAGGGATTCATTCAGTTTTGTTAGAAACATTAGGTTATAGTTCGGTTTTGAATAGTTAAGTataggttttctgtttttctgtttcaccTTAGAAATATTTGTAGATAAACACTCCAGTTAGGGTCCTCCTGTATTAATTATATGATTTAATTGAGTTAGATCAGAATCCACAGGCCCTTTCAGTTACATTCTGCCTCACTCTGTTTGTAATACACTCTCACTTCTTGCGATAATAAGTACCTTTTAGCTTTATCCATTTGGTTTTGTGGCTTCAATCAAAGTAAAATTACTAATTACTAAAAATGAATCATTAGATCGATTATATGAATGATTTCTTAGACTGACATAAATGCAGACAGCATTCAACATGTCTGTTTCTCCTCATCTGAGCACTGCTCCACTTCAACTTTGTTATTTTCAGTTCATGAGGCTTTTTTTAATGTAGTTTTGGTTGATAgacattatactttacattgtACTTCACTTTATGTGAATGTATATGTATTACCAGTgatgtatatatatttaacagtgagctgtttatatttcatgttgactctgcactttattttaatgaaagctGCTAACTTTTTGGAtgtacttttgtctttttactgtCTTGTTCTGCCTTGTCGCAAAACCAATCACCCttcggggacaaataaagttgaagttgagttGAGTTATTGAAACCTTTGGTTATATTGAGTGTTACTTGAGTGTTACAATCCGTTACAAGAGGATTTTACAAATAAGTACAAATGTTATAACAATCCTAGAAGCAGCGGGGTGTTTGTGATACAGTAAATACTTTTACATAACTTTCCAAAATGTTTTGGTTATTGGTATCTAACACAGCTCACTGGCAAACTAGCATAGAAGAAGAAGTGACACCAGCACTGTTTCAAAGTAGGAGAAGTAATATAAAACTTAAATCTTATGTCATGGGTTCAGTCGCAGACATGGTTTTGAAaagtacatttctgttttcattatttatgtCTTTCATGGGATTAACAAAGACTCTCTGCGGAAAAGTAAGTATGTAAGAGATTTTCCTACATTTTTTGgggttgatttttgttttgtttctttgtcaatgaagaaaaaatacaaaatttacCTTTTTAGTGTAAATTTATTGAGAATGTCAAAACAACACATCTATGGGCTAACATTAAACAACTTCTCTGTGATGAGTTCTGTAACTTGACATCATGCTTGTAcaggaaataaatacaaacatgagaACATGTAATTAGAGACTTTTAAGCCAGTTTCAGGGTTTCTTTAACCATGACTCCTATTCCATCAAAAACCTCATGAAAGGCAGCGTTGCACATGAATGCAGATGTTGTGACCAGCTTATTTTTGATATCAACGTGTGCCTTATCCACATCTGTGTTGACATGCTTACAGCCCATCTCCTTCACAGCGCCTGCTGTCTGAGCGTGCGGCCACCTTGAAACAGAAGGAGATCAAAAGTTAGAATCGGAGAAGAGTGATTTTATATCCACTGATATCTGATGATGAGAAACTATTTCACTCACTTTTCACACTCTTTGTCTTGCCCGACTGTGAGCTCACAGCCAGGCAGGATTTTGGCAGCGAGAATGGGAGAGATGCAGCACATGCCCAGCGGCTTCCCAGCTTTGTGGAAAGCCTTGATGAGCTTCTCCAGTTGGGGCTGGACAATGCAGTCTTTATTCTTCACAGCCCAGTCGCTCAGGTTTTTAGCTACGCCAAAGCCCCCTGAAAGAGAAAATGCAGGGTTCATGTACAACATCATGGAAAATATTTCACCCATACATAATTCGTTTTTGACACAGTGAGTCCAACCTGGGATGATGGCTGCGTCAAAAGCTGAAACATCCAACTTGGCCAGATCAGTCACGTCCCCCCTGGCAATGCGAGCACTTTCCTGCAGGATGTTTCTCTTCTCATCTGTAGGTTTCCCCTCACAGTGATTTACAACATGCATCTGATCTGCATTTGGAGCAAACATCTGCACCTGAAATAAATAATAGCAGAATATGAGAACTTTTCAATTTGGAGTTGTGGGAGTTTTTATTTCTTGGCTAAACAAATAGACAGAAACACAAGTCCctctaaatgtgttttctttttctctttacttGGACTTACTTTAGCTGCAGCTCGACTCAGGTGAACGAGGACAGCAGAAGCTTCATGGATCTCTGTTCCGTCATAGACTCCGCAGCCTGAGAGAATAACTGCAACACGCTTCAccatgtttcctttaaaaaaaaaacacacacacacacacaataacatttattttctgaaccTGAGAAATGTCTAAATTATCTAGACTATACACAACTTAAAAAGAGTACAGCCTAAAGTGCTTCTCTCTGTTTTGAGGTATAAGGAGAGCTGCTACTAAGCAACTTGTTCACATAAAGATGTGACAGAGCCAGGTGACAGGGGACACCAGAGGTGCTGCTAATGCCAGGTAACGCTGTTGACTCCCAGAAAAGAACAAGCGGGACGGGAAGTCGTATTATCTCGTTCTGTCGCGagtgaatctgttaaattacCGCGGAAACTCCTCTGTCTCCGTACTCCATCTGtccggctgtgctctccgtgctgcagactgagaacacagccggtgggtgttgacggatgaggaCGCACGGACCCGTAACAgaccggagcggacacgcaatgcacacagtatctggtggaagtttgccGTTGTTGGGCACCGGTAACTAGGGCCGTAGGTTACtactcgtcctgattggtcagctgtcagaaaggcgcttgacgtcacccagcgcttttctgaaaagttgaaataattcaaatgaaaaaggcgcagcgctttttaaaaaggcgtcatactttttcatttttccataggcttgtagtatgtaaaaaaaaaggcccttgcagttgaaaaaagaagtcaagtgtgaacacggcctgaATCTGCATCTtttagatttttcatttttcattttagaaacaaacattattaaagTGTCGAAATGATGCCATTTAAATGTATCTTACCTTATGTATGTGGTTGGCTGTCAGTTTGTTGAGCTGTTCAGCAGAGGTGTGATGACCAACTCTGAAGCGGAAACTTTATACTTCTGCCGGCTCTCTGTCCCCTCCC
This is a stretch of genomic DNA from Labrus bergylta chromosome 9, fLabBer1.1, whole genome shotgun sequence. It encodes these proteins:
- the zgc:174917 gene encoding ectoine dioxygenase, with amino-acid sequence MTTSIAKLQEIYNQQGFLSALPVLDETELREARRAFSELEEEFGEEYTQYSLHNVHLQYPWVKDLTKHPQILPVVKAIIGPDVILLDSRFICKYPTVKPKHQENEEGETKPDVEENELPYVAWHQDMRYWGIAGGPVLSVWLALDDSLKENGALQVIPGSHCAGMLPHRQAVRPGNMLSVNQEIPEELVQADEAVICPLLAGQMSVHDGFLVHASDANMSQRRRCGFVIRYVPTCAYPIQDPNRPRKFHATELACGADQFKHFSNKTA
- the si:ch211-153b23.5 gene encoding glutamine amidotransferase-like class 1 domain-containing protein 3, mitochondrial, whose product is MVKRVAVILSGCGVYDGTEIHEASAVLVHLSRAAAKVQMFAPNADQMHVVNHCEGKPTDEKRNILQESARIARGDVTDLAKLDVSAFDAAIIPGGFGVAKNLSDWAVKNKDCIVQPQLEKLIKAFHKAGKPLGMCCISPILAAKILPGCELTVGQDKECEKWPHAQTAGAVKEMGCKHVNTDVDKAHVDIKNKLVTTSAFMCNAAFHEVFDGIGVMVKETLKLA